TTCTGCTCGACGAGGAACACGGTCAGCCCCTCGCTGCGGTTCAGCTCCTTGATGACCTCGAAGATCTGCTTGACGATCAGCGGTGCGAGGCCGAGCGAGGGCTCGTCGAGCAGCAGGAGCTTCGGCCGGCTCATCAGGGCGCGGGCGATGGCGAGCATCTGCTGCTCTCCGCCCGACAGCGTGCCGCCGCGCTGGCCCGCGCGCTCCTTGAGACGCGGGAACAGCTCGAACACGCGCTTCAAATCGTCGTCGAAATGCTGCGGCGGCACCAGAAGCGCGCCCATCTGCAGGTTTTCCATCACCGTCATGCGCGGGAAGATGCGTCGCCCCTCCGGCGACTGGGCGATGCCCAGCTTCATGATGTCGTGGGTCGGCATCCTGGTGATGTCGGTGCCGTCATAGACGACGGTGCCGGCGCGGGCGCGCGGGTCGCCGCAGATCGTCATCATCAGCGTCGACTTGCCGGCGCCGTTGGCGCCGATCAGCGTGACGATCTCTCCGCGGTGGACGTCGACGTCGACGCCGCGCAGGGCGACGATCTTGCCGTAATAGGTCTCCACCCCGCGAACCGACAGCAGCGGGCTTTGCGAAGCGTTGCTCATTTGCCGTCTCCCGCCCCGTCTTTGCCCGTCTTGCCTTTGCCCTTCTTGCGCGGCGCGCCGGATTTGGCCAGTCCCTTCGCCTGCCCCACCCAGTCCTCGCGCTCGATCCGGCCCGGGAAGGAGAGATAGGAGCCGACCCATTCGACTTCCGTCTTCCGCCAGGCGGCGATCTGTGCGAAATGCCAGATGCCGAGGCCGTTGAGCTTCCTCGCGTTGACCGGCCCGATGCCCTTGATGCGGGTCAGGTCGTCCGCGCCGCCCTCCTGCGGCTTGTCGAGGCCGGCAGGGCGCTTTCCGGGGTGGCTTTCGGGCGCGGACGCGGCCGCGGACTCGGCGACGGCGGCCAGCGCCTCGCCGGGGTCGATCGCCGGCGCCTCGATGCCGGCTTCGACGGCCGCTTCCTCGCCGAGCGCCTCGACCACGAGGGACGCCACTTCCGGCACCTCCTCGATCTCCTCATCCTCGACGCCGAGATAGGCGGCGATCACGCTCGGGTCGTTGCGCACGAAGGCGGCGTCGCCGTCCGAAATCTTGACGCCGTAGTCGAGCACGACGATGTGGTCGGATATCTCCATCACCACGCCCATGTCGTGCTCGATCAAGAGTACGGAGGTGTCGTGCTCCTTGCGGATGTACTGGAGCAGCGCGTTGAGTTCGGCCGATTCGCGCGGGTTGAGGCCCGCCGCCGGCTCGTCGAGGCACAACAGATGCGGCTCGGTGCACATGGCGCGGGCGATCTCGAGCCGCCGCTGGTCGCCATAGGGCAGGTCCGCGGCCGGGTCGTCGGCGCGGTCGATCAGCTTGACCCGCTCGAGCCAGTAGATCGCCTTGTCGATCGCCTCGCCCTCCGCCTTGCGGAAGCCGGGCAGGTGCAGGATGCCGCCGACGGTGAAGTTCGACGCCACCATCAGCCGGTTGTGCTGGGCGACGAGCAGGTTCTCCAGCACCGTCATGCCGCCGAACAGGCGGATGTTCTGGAAGGTGCGCGCGACCTTGGCATGCTTGGCGATCTCGAAATCGGGCATGCGCTCGAGCAGGAACGCCGAGCCGTCCCCGGCCTGCTCCCACTTCTTGCCGGTCAGAGTCAGCCGGTCGACGGTCTCCTGCTGGCGTCCGGGGCCGTGGCGCATGACGATGCGCCCTTCCGTCGGCTTGTAGAAGCCGGTGATGCAGTTGAAGACCGTGGTCTTGCCTGCGCCGTTCGGGCCGATCAGCGCGGTGATGTCGCCGCGCCCGACGCTGAACGACAGGTCGTTGATGGCGACGAGGCCGCCGAAGCGCATCGTCAGGTGCTCGACGCTGAGGATGGGATCGGCATCCCAGGACGCGCCGGCTTCGGTGGAGGTTTCAGCTTTCATGACAGCGGCAGACATCAGTGACCCTCGCCCTGTGCGACCATGTCGGCCCCGATCTTCTTCTTCTGCTTGTAGACGACCGACGGATCGCGCGAGGCGATGAGGCCGCGCGGCTTCCACACCATGATCAGCACCATGGCGAGGCCGAAGATCAGCATGCGGTACTGCACGGGGTCGAAATCGGGCCCGAAGATCTGCGTCAGGAAGCCGAGATTGCGCAGCATCTCCATGCCGCCGATCATGATGATCGAGGCGATGACGACGCCGATCTGCGAGCCTAGGCCGCCGAGCACCACGATGGCGAGGATGATCGCCGACTCGATGAAGGTGAAGCTCTCCGGCGACACGAAGCCCTGCCGCGTGGCGAAGAACGAGCCGGCGAAGCCGCCGAACATCGCGCCGATGGCGAAGGCCGTCAGCTTGGTGTTGGTGGTGTTGATGCCGAGCGAGCGGCAGGCGATCTCGTCCTCGCGCAGCGCCTCCCATGCCCGGCCGATCGGCAGCCGG
This portion of the Aquamicrobium sp. genome encodes:
- a CDS encoding ABC transporter ATP-binding protein, with amino-acid sequence MSNASQSPLLSVRGVETYYGKIVALRGVDVDVHRGEIVTLIGANGAGKSTLMMTICGDPRARAGTVVYDGTDITRMPTHDIMKLGIAQSPEGRRIFPRMTVMENLQMGALLVPPQHFDDDLKRVFELFPRLKERAGQRGGTLSGGEQQMLAIARALMSRPKLLLLDEPSLGLAPLIVKQIFEVIKELNRSEGLTVFLVEQNAFHALKLAHRGYVMVNGNITMSGTGAELLKREEVRAAYLEGGRH
- a CDS encoding ATP-binding cassette domain-containing protein; the protein is MKAETSTEAGASWDADPILSVEHLTMRFGGLVAINDLSFSVGRGDITALIGPNGAGKTTVFNCITGFYKPTEGRIVMRHGPGRQQETVDRLTLTGKKWEQAGDGSAFLLERMPDFEIAKHAKVARTFQNIRLFGGMTVLENLLVAQHNRLMVASNFTVGGILHLPGFRKAEGEAIDKAIYWLERVKLIDRADDPAADLPYGDQRRLEIARAMCTEPHLLCLDEPAAGLNPRESAELNALLQYIRKEHDTSVLLIEHDMGVVMEISDHIVVLDYGVKISDGDAAFVRNDPSVIAAYLGVEDEEIEEVPEVASLVVEALGEEAAVEAGIEAPAIDPGEALAAVAESAAASAPESHPGKRPAGLDKPQEGGADDLTRIKGIGPVNARKLNGLGIWHFAQIAAWRKTEVEWVGSYLSFPGRIEREDWVGQAKGLAKSGAPRKKGKGKTGKDGAGDGK